One Chanodichthys erythropterus isolate Z2021 chromosome 10, ASM2448905v1, whole genome shotgun sequence DNA segment encodes these proteins:
- the scarb1 gene encoding scavenger receptor class B member 1 isoform X2, whose product MAVSKSALVIVFLVLGGLAVLFGTVLVFVGPIIIDDQIVKNVEINPKNELSYTMWKDIPVPFFMSVYFFHIVNPDEILKGEKPMVIQRGPYVYREKRWKDNITFHDNNTVSYKEFRQYFFEESMSVGDESDVVTIPNMLVLGASVMMENMPFPIRILLSTTFKTFNEGPFLTKPVGELMWGYDSKLVDFLNKYLPGMLPSSGKFGLFAEFNNSNTGQFTVFTGQDDIRKVHKVDSWNGLKRVDYWRSEQCNMINGTAGQMWPPFMTTESTLPFYSPDACRSMELVYQRPGVSQGIPIFRFVAPKTLFANSTDYPPNEGFCPCRQSGLLNVSTCRHNSPVFISHPHFFAADPVLLDTVNGLSPNEDKHGLFIDIHPETGVPMNVSIRLQLNLLMKRVSGISETGKITEVVMPMIWFEESGYIDGPVLNTFRTNLVVLPMVMEYMQYIFIGLGLATILGAVILYLSDKKVWKKSSRSLTEGESVKDTKRDPTNETQAEKCNMNDTGKK is encoded by the exons ATGGCGGTGTCTAAATCTGCATTAGTGATCGTTTTCTTAGTGTTGGGAGGTTTGGCAGTTTTGTTCGGGACTGTCCTGGTGTTTGTTGGACCTATTATAATAGACGATCAAATAGTGAAG AATGTAGAGATAAACCCGAAGAACGAACTCTCCTACACTATGTGGAAGGACATTCCGGTTCCCTTTTTTATGTCTGTATATTTCTTTCATATTGTCAATCCTGATGAAATCCTAAAAGGAGAAAAGCCCATGGTGATACAGAGGGGGCCATATGTGTACCG TGAAAAACGCTGGAAAGACAACATCACATTCCATGACAACAACACTGTTTCGTATAAGGAATTTCGGCAGTATTTCTTTGAGGAGAGCATGTCAGTGGGAGATGAATCCGATGTGGTCACCATCCCTAACATGCTAGTGCTG GGCGCATCAGTAATGATGGAGAATATGCCGTTTCCTATACGCATTTTGCTTAGCACCACGTTCAAGACCTTCAACGAGGGACCTTTCTTGACCAAACCAGTTGGAGAACTCATGTGGGGCTACGACAGCAAGTTGGTGGACTTCCTGAACAAATATCTCCCTGGCATGCTTCCATCCAGCGGCAAGTTTGGCTTATTTGCTGAG TTTAACAACTCAAACACTGGGCAGTTCACCGTCTTCACTGGCCAAGATGACATCCGAAAAGTTCATAAGGTGGACTCTTGGAATGGCTTAAAAAGA GTGGATTACTGGAGGTCTGAACAGTGTAACATGATCAATGGTACAGCGGGTCAAATGTGGCCTCCGTTCATGACCACAGAGTCGACATTGCCCTTCTACAGCCCTGATGCGTGCAG GTCCATGGAGCTGGTGTACCAAAGGCCAGGAGTGTCTCAGGGGATTCCTATTTTCCGCTTCGTGGCCCCAAAGACTCTTTTTGCCAACAGTACAGATTATCCTCCCAATGAGGGCTTCTGTCCCTGTCGGCAGTCCGGCCTTCTCAACGTCAGCACCTGCAGACACA ATTCCCCCGTTTTCATCTCCCATCCACACTTTTTTGCGGCTGATCCCGTCCTTTTGGACACTGTCAACGGATTGAGCCCAAATGAAGATAAACATGGACTTTTTATCGACATCCATCCG GAGACTGGAGTGCCGATGAACGTTTCCATACGGCTGCAGCTCAACCTGCTCATGAAGAGAGTTTCAGGCATTTC AGAAACAGGAAAGATAACAGAAGTGGTGATGCCCATGATCTGGTTTGAAGAG AGCGGCTACATTGACGGTCCCGTTCTCAACACCTTCCGCACTAATCTGGTGGTGCTGCCCATGGTCATGGAGTACATGCAGTACATCTTCATCGGTCTCGGACTCGCAACCATTCTGGGAGCCGTGATATTATACCTCAGCGACAAG
- the scarb1 gene encoding scavenger receptor class B member 1 isoform X3, whose product MAVSKSALVIVFLVLGGLAVLFGTVLVFVGPIIIDDQIVKNVEINPKNELSYTMWKDIPVPFFMSVYFFHIVNPDEILKGEKPMVIQRGPYVYREKRWKDNITFHDNNTVSYKEFRQYFFEESMSVGDESDVVTIPNMLVLGASVMMENMPFPIRILLSTTFKTFNEGPFLTKPVGELMWGYDSKLVDFLNKYLPGMLPSSGKFGLFAEFNNSNTGQFTVFTGQDDIRKVHKVDSWNGLKRVDYWRSEQCNMINGTAGQMWPPFMTTESTLPFYSPDACRSMELVYQRPGVSQGIPIFRFVAPKTLFANSTDYPPNEGFCPCRQSGLLNVSTCRHNSPVFISHPHFFAADPVLLDTVNGLSPNEDKHGLFIDIHPETGVPMNVSIRLQLNLLMKRVSGISETGKITEVVMPMIWFEESGYIDGPVLNTFRTNLVVLPMVMEYMQYIFIGLGLATILGAVILYLSDKAKSKKCGQPCTDVDPSSSASEKTPLLQASTS is encoded by the exons ATGGCGGTGTCTAAATCTGCATTAGTGATCGTTTTCTTAGTGTTGGGAGGTTTGGCAGTTTTGTTCGGGACTGTCCTGGTGTTTGTTGGACCTATTATAATAGACGATCAAATAGTGAAG AATGTAGAGATAAACCCGAAGAACGAACTCTCCTACACTATGTGGAAGGACATTCCGGTTCCCTTTTTTATGTCTGTATATTTCTTTCATATTGTCAATCCTGATGAAATCCTAAAAGGAGAAAAGCCCATGGTGATACAGAGGGGGCCATATGTGTACCG TGAAAAACGCTGGAAAGACAACATCACATTCCATGACAACAACACTGTTTCGTATAAGGAATTTCGGCAGTATTTCTTTGAGGAGAGCATGTCAGTGGGAGATGAATCCGATGTGGTCACCATCCCTAACATGCTAGTGCTG GGCGCATCAGTAATGATGGAGAATATGCCGTTTCCTATACGCATTTTGCTTAGCACCACGTTCAAGACCTTCAACGAGGGACCTTTCTTGACCAAACCAGTTGGAGAACTCATGTGGGGCTACGACAGCAAGTTGGTGGACTTCCTGAACAAATATCTCCCTGGCATGCTTCCATCCAGCGGCAAGTTTGGCTTATTTGCTGAG TTTAACAACTCAAACACTGGGCAGTTCACCGTCTTCACTGGCCAAGATGACATCCGAAAAGTTCATAAGGTGGACTCTTGGAATGGCTTAAAAAGA GTGGATTACTGGAGGTCTGAACAGTGTAACATGATCAATGGTACAGCGGGTCAAATGTGGCCTCCGTTCATGACCACAGAGTCGACATTGCCCTTCTACAGCCCTGATGCGTGCAG GTCCATGGAGCTGGTGTACCAAAGGCCAGGAGTGTCTCAGGGGATTCCTATTTTCCGCTTCGTGGCCCCAAAGACTCTTTTTGCCAACAGTACAGATTATCCTCCCAATGAGGGCTTCTGTCCCTGTCGGCAGTCCGGCCTTCTCAACGTCAGCACCTGCAGACACA ATTCCCCCGTTTTCATCTCCCATCCACACTTTTTTGCGGCTGATCCCGTCCTTTTGGACACTGTCAACGGATTGAGCCCAAATGAAGATAAACATGGACTTTTTATCGACATCCATCCG GAGACTGGAGTGCCGATGAACGTTTCCATACGGCTGCAGCTCAACCTGCTCATGAAGAGAGTTTCAGGCATTTC AGAAACAGGAAAGATAACAGAAGTGGTGATGCCCATGATCTGGTTTGAAGAG AGCGGCTACATTGACGGTCCCGTTCTCAACACCTTCCGCACTAATCTGGTGGTGCTGCCCATGGTCATGGAGTACATGCAGTACATCTTCATCGGTCTCGGACTCGCAACCATTCTGGGAGCCGTGATATTATACCTCAGCGACAAG
- the scarb1 gene encoding scavenger receptor class B member 1 isoform X1, with protein MAVSKSALVIVFLVLGGLAVLFGTVLVFVGPIIIDDQIVKNVEINPKNELSYTMWKDIPVPFFMSVYFFHIVNPDEILKGEKPMVIQRGPYVYREKRWKDNITFHDNNTVSYKEFRQYFFEESMSVGDESDVVTIPNMLVLGASVMMENMPFPIRILLSTTFKTFNEGPFLTKPVGELMWGYDSKLVDFLNKYLPGMLPSSGKFGLFAEFNNSNTGQFTVFTGQDDIRKVHKVDSWNGLKRVDYWRSEQCNMINGTAGQMWPPFMTTESTLPFYSPDACRSMELVYQRPGVSQGIPIFRFVAPKTLFANSTDYPPNEGFCPCRQSGLLNVSTCRHNSPVFISHPHFFAADPVLLDTVNGLSPNEDKHGLFIDIHPETGVPMNVSIRLQLNLLMKRVSGISETGKITEVVMPMIWFEESGYIDGPVLNTFRTNLVVLPMVMEYMQYIFIGLGLATILGAVILYLSDKKVWKKSSRSLTEGAKSKKCGQPCTDVDPSSSASEKTPLLQASTS; from the exons ATGGCGGTGTCTAAATCTGCATTAGTGATCGTTTTCTTAGTGTTGGGAGGTTTGGCAGTTTTGTTCGGGACTGTCCTGGTGTTTGTTGGACCTATTATAATAGACGATCAAATAGTGAAG AATGTAGAGATAAACCCGAAGAACGAACTCTCCTACACTATGTGGAAGGACATTCCGGTTCCCTTTTTTATGTCTGTATATTTCTTTCATATTGTCAATCCTGATGAAATCCTAAAAGGAGAAAAGCCCATGGTGATACAGAGGGGGCCATATGTGTACCG TGAAAAACGCTGGAAAGACAACATCACATTCCATGACAACAACACTGTTTCGTATAAGGAATTTCGGCAGTATTTCTTTGAGGAGAGCATGTCAGTGGGAGATGAATCCGATGTGGTCACCATCCCTAACATGCTAGTGCTG GGCGCATCAGTAATGATGGAGAATATGCCGTTTCCTATACGCATTTTGCTTAGCACCACGTTCAAGACCTTCAACGAGGGACCTTTCTTGACCAAACCAGTTGGAGAACTCATGTGGGGCTACGACAGCAAGTTGGTGGACTTCCTGAACAAATATCTCCCTGGCATGCTTCCATCCAGCGGCAAGTTTGGCTTATTTGCTGAG TTTAACAACTCAAACACTGGGCAGTTCACCGTCTTCACTGGCCAAGATGACATCCGAAAAGTTCATAAGGTGGACTCTTGGAATGGCTTAAAAAGA GTGGATTACTGGAGGTCTGAACAGTGTAACATGATCAATGGTACAGCGGGTCAAATGTGGCCTCCGTTCATGACCACAGAGTCGACATTGCCCTTCTACAGCCCTGATGCGTGCAG GTCCATGGAGCTGGTGTACCAAAGGCCAGGAGTGTCTCAGGGGATTCCTATTTTCCGCTTCGTGGCCCCAAAGACTCTTTTTGCCAACAGTACAGATTATCCTCCCAATGAGGGCTTCTGTCCCTGTCGGCAGTCCGGCCTTCTCAACGTCAGCACCTGCAGACACA ATTCCCCCGTTTTCATCTCCCATCCACACTTTTTTGCGGCTGATCCCGTCCTTTTGGACACTGTCAACGGATTGAGCCCAAATGAAGATAAACATGGACTTTTTATCGACATCCATCCG GAGACTGGAGTGCCGATGAACGTTTCCATACGGCTGCAGCTCAACCTGCTCATGAAGAGAGTTTCAGGCATTTC AGAAACAGGAAAGATAACAGAAGTGGTGATGCCCATGATCTGGTTTGAAGAG AGCGGCTACATTGACGGTCCCGTTCTCAACACCTTCCGCACTAATCTGGTGGTGCTGCCCATGGTCATGGAGTACATGCAGTACATCTTCATCGGTCTCGGACTCGCAACCATTCTGGGAGCCGTGATATTATACCTCAGCGACAAG
- the scarb1 gene encoding scavenger receptor class B member 1 isoform X4, translating to MAVSKSALVIVFLVLGGLAVLFGTVLVFVGPIIIDDQIVKNVEINPKNELSYTMWKDIPVPFFMSVYFFHIVNPDEILKGEKPMVIQRGPYVYREKRWKDNITFHDNNTVSYKEFRQYFFEESMSVGDESDVVTIPNMLVLGASVMMENMPFPIRILLSTTFKTFNEGPFLTKPVGELMWGYDSKLVDFLNKYLPGMLPSSGKFGLFAEFNNSNTGQFTVFTGQDDIRKVHKVDSWNGLKRVDYWRSEQCNMINGTAGQMWPPFMTTESTLPFYSPDACRSMELVYQRPGVSQGIPIFRFVAPKTLFANSTDYPPNEGFCPCRQSGLLNVSTCRHNSPVFISHPHFFAADPVLLDTVNGLSPNEDKHGLFIDIHPETGVPMNVSIRLQLNLLMKRVSGISETGKITEVVMPMIWFEESGYIDGPVLNTFRTNLVVLPMVMEYMQYIFIGLGLATILGAVILYLSDKESVKDTKRDPTNETQAEKCNMNDTGKK from the exons ATGGCGGTGTCTAAATCTGCATTAGTGATCGTTTTCTTAGTGTTGGGAGGTTTGGCAGTTTTGTTCGGGACTGTCCTGGTGTTTGTTGGACCTATTATAATAGACGATCAAATAGTGAAG AATGTAGAGATAAACCCGAAGAACGAACTCTCCTACACTATGTGGAAGGACATTCCGGTTCCCTTTTTTATGTCTGTATATTTCTTTCATATTGTCAATCCTGATGAAATCCTAAAAGGAGAAAAGCCCATGGTGATACAGAGGGGGCCATATGTGTACCG TGAAAAACGCTGGAAAGACAACATCACATTCCATGACAACAACACTGTTTCGTATAAGGAATTTCGGCAGTATTTCTTTGAGGAGAGCATGTCAGTGGGAGATGAATCCGATGTGGTCACCATCCCTAACATGCTAGTGCTG GGCGCATCAGTAATGATGGAGAATATGCCGTTTCCTATACGCATTTTGCTTAGCACCACGTTCAAGACCTTCAACGAGGGACCTTTCTTGACCAAACCAGTTGGAGAACTCATGTGGGGCTACGACAGCAAGTTGGTGGACTTCCTGAACAAATATCTCCCTGGCATGCTTCCATCCAGCGGCAAGTTTGGCTTATTTGCTGAG TTTAACAACTCAAACACTGGGCAGTTCACCGTCTTCACTGGCCAAGATGACATCCGAAAAGTTCATAAGGTGGACTCTTGGAATGGCTTAAAAAGA GTGGATTACTGGAGGTCTGAACAGTGTAACATGATCAATGGTACAGCGGGTCAAATGTGGCCTCCGTTCATGACCACAGAGTCGACATTGCCCTTCTACAGCCCTGATGCGTGCAG GTCCATGGAGCTGGTGTACCAAAGGCCAGGAGTGTCTCAGGGGATTCCTATTTTCCGCTTCGTGGCCCCAAAGACTCTTTTTGCCAACAGTACAGATTATCCTCCCAATGAGGGCTTCTGTCCCTGTCGGCAGTCCGGCCTTCTCAACGTCAGCACCTGCAGACACA ATTCCCCCGTTTTCATCTCCCATCCACACTTTTTTGCGGCTGATCCCGTCCTTTTGGACACTGTCAACGGATTGAGCCCAAATGAAGATAAACATGGACTTTTTATCGACATCCATCCG GAGACTGGAGTGCCGATGAACGTTTCCATACGGCTGCAGCTCAACCTGCTCATGAAGAGAGTTTCAGGCATTTC AGAAACAGGAAAGATAACAGAAGTGGTGATGCCCATGATCTGGTTTGAAGAG AGCGGCTACATTGACGGTCCCGTTCTCAACACCTTCCGCACTAATCTGGTGGTGCTGCCCATGGTCATGGAGTACATGCAGTACATCTTCATCGGTCTCGGACTCGCAACCATTCTGGGAGCCGTGATATTATACCTCAGCGACAAG